One window of the Deltaproteobacteria bacterium genome contains the following:
- the pgsA gene encoding CDP-diacylglycerol--glycerol-3-phosphate 3-phosphatidyltransferase, translating into MPTSADSATRAVGAVTENFWNLPNAITLLRIGLTPLLLLLPWFEGPAWSAIMGFGFLAISLTDLLDGYLARLHGTESRIGKLLDPLADKFLVMTAFVMLVAVGRIPSWALPLVIAILGREFAVTALRAMMSAEGVVIGASPLGKWKTGFQIAALTALLVHFPLLGLPVQELGLVLLIIATGLTVWSGYEYFAAYLAGRARP; encoded by the coding sequence ATGCCGACTTCCGCAGATAGCGCGACGCGCGCGGTCGGAGCCGTGACCGAGAACTTCTGGAACCTCCCGAACGCGATCACTCTGCTGCGGATCGGGCTGACGCCGCTGCTGCTCCTGCTGCCCTGGTTCGAGGGGCCGGCGTGGAGCGCGATCATGGGCTTCGGCTTCCTCGCGATCTCGCTCACCGATCTGCTCGACGGCTATCTCGCGCGCCTCCACGGAACCGAGAGCCGGATCGGCAAGCTGCTCGACCCGCTCGCGGACAAGTTCCTGGTGATGACCGCGTTCGTGATGCTCGTCGCGGTCGGGAGGATCCCCAGCTGGGCGCTGCCGCTGGTGATCGCGATCCTCGGGCGCGAGTTCGCCGTCACGGCCCTGCGCGCGATGATGAGCGCGGAGGGCGTGGTGATCGGGGCGTCGCCGCTCGGAAAGTGGAAGACCGGCTTCCAGATCGCAGCGCTGACGGCGCTGCTGGTGCACTTCCCGCTGCTCGGGCTGCCGGTCCAGGAGCTCGGCCTGGTGCTGCTGATCATCGCCACCGGGCT